From Streptomyces cyaneogriseus subsp. noncyanogenus, the proteins below share one genomic window:
- a CDS encoding alkyl hydroperoxide reductase — translation MSLDALKSAIPDYAKDLKLNLGSVIGNSELPAQQLWGTVLATAIASRSPIVLRELEPEAKANLTPEAYTAAKSAAAIMAMNNVFYRTRHLLSDHEYGTLRAGLRMNVIGNPGVDKVDFELWSFAVSAINGCGMCLDSHEQVLRKAGLSRETVQEAFKIAAVIQAVGATLDAEAVLAQ, via the coding sequence ATGTCGCTCGACGCCCTGAAGTCCGCCATACCGGACTACGCCAAGGACCTGAAGCTCAACCTGGGCTCGGTCATCGGCAACTCCGAGCTGCCCGCCCAGCAGCTGTGGGGCACCGTGCTGGCGACCGCCATCGCCTCGCGCTCCCCCATCGTGCTGCGCGAGCTGGAGCCGGAGGCGAAGGCCAACCTCACGCCGGAGGCGTACACGGCCGCCAAGTCGGCCGCCGCCATCATGGCGATGAACAACGTCTTCTACCGCACCCGGCACCTGCTGTCGGACCACGAGTACGGCACCCTGCGCGCCGGTCTGCGGATGAACGTCATCGGCAACCCCGGCGTCGACAAGGTCGACTTCGAGCTGTGGTCCTTCGCGGTCTCCGCGATCAACGGCTGCGGCATGTGCCTGGACTCGCACGAGCAGGTCCTGCGCAAGGCGGGCCTGAGCCGCGAGACGGTGCAGGAGGCGTTCAAGATCGCCGCCGTGATCCAGGCCGTGGGCGCCACGCTGGACGCCGAGGCGGTCCTCGCCCAGTAA
- a CDS encoding PadR family transcriptional regulator, whose product MSIGHTLLGLLESGPRHGYDLKRAFDEKFGHDRPLHYGQVYSTMSRLLKHGLVEVDGIEAGGGPERKRYAITDAGITDVEQWLATPEKPEPYLQSTLYTKVVLALLTRRDAAEILDTQRSEHLRGMRILTDRKRKGDLADQLICDHALFHLEADLRWLELTAARLDKLREAVTR is encoded by the coding sequence ATGTCCATCGGTCACACCCTCCTCGGACTCCTGGAGTCCGGGCCCCGCCACGGCTACGACCTCAAGCGGGCCTTCGACGAGAAGTTCGGCCACGACCGGCCGCTCCACTACGGCCAGGTCTACTCGACCATGTCCCGCCTGCTGAAGCACGGTCTCGTCGAGGTCGACGGCATCGAGGCGGGCGGCGGACCCGAGCGCAAGCGGTACGCCATCACCGACGCCGGGATCACGGACGTCGAGCAGTGGCTCGCCACGCCGGAGAAGCCCGAGCCGTACCTCCAGTCGACCCTGTACACCAAGGTCGTCCTGGCCCTGCTCACCCGGCGCGACGCCGCCGAGATCCTCGACACCCAGCGCTCGGAGCATCTGCGCGGCATGCGCATCCTCACCGACCGCAAGCGCAAGGGCGACCTGGCCGACCAGCTCATCTGCGACCACGCCCTGTTCCATCTGGAGGCCGACCTGCGCTGGCTGGAGCTGACCGCGGCGCGGCTCGACAAGCTCCGTGAGGCGGTGACCCGATGA
- a CDS encoding hydrogen peroxide-inducible genes activator, protein MTPGRKRQPSLAQLRAFAAVAEHLHFRDAAAAIGMSQPALSGAVSALEETLGVTLVERTTRKVLLSTAGERLAVRTKAVLAEVGALLEEAEAVRAPFTGVLRLGVIPTVAPYLLPTVLRLVHERYPDLDLQVHEEQTASLLDGLAGGRLDLLLLAVPLGVPGVTELPLFDEDFVLVTPLDHPLGGREGIPRSALREMRLLLLDEGHCLRDQALDICREAGREDVPATTTAAGLSTLVQLVAGGLGVTLLPRTAVRVETSRSSQLLTGFFADPAPTRRIALAMRTGAARCAEYEELAAALREALSDLPVRTVAA, encoded by the coding sequence ATGACCCCGGGCAGAAAGCGCCAGCCCAGCCTGGCCCAGCTCCGCGCCTTCGCGGCCGTCGCCGAGCATCTGCACTTCCGCGACGCCGCCGCCGCGATCGGGATGAGCCAGCCCGCCCTGTCGGGCGCCGTGTCCGCCCTGGAGGAGACACTCGGCGTCACCCTTGTGGAGCGTACGACGCGCAAGGTGCTGCTCTCGACCGCGGGTGAGCGGCTCGCCGTACGGACCAAGGCGGTGCTGGCGGAGGTCGGGGCGCTGCTGGAGGAGGCGGAGGCGGTGCGGGCGCCGTTCACCGGTGTGCTGCGGCTCGGCGTCATCCCGACCGTCGCGCCGTATCTGCTGCCCACCGTGCTGCGCCTGGTGCACGAGCGCTATCCGGACCTCGACCTCCAGGTCCACGAGGAACAGACCGCCAGCCTGCTGGACGGGCTGGCCGGCGGGCGGCTGGACCTGCTGCTTCTCGCCGTGCCGCTCGGTGTGCCCGGCGTCACCGAGCTGCCTCTGTTCGACGAGGACTTCGTCCTGGTCACGCCCCTGGACCACCCGCTCGGGGGCCGCGAGGGCATACCCCGCTCGGCGCTGCGCGAGATGCGGCTGCTCCTCCTCGACGAGGGCCACTGCCTGCGCGACCAGGCGCTCGACATCTGCCGGGAGGCCGGGCGCGAGGACGTCCCGGCGACCACCACGGCCGCCGGGCTGTCCACGCTGGTGCAACTGGTGGCGGGCGGTCTCGGCGTGACGCTGCTGCCGCGCACCGCCGTCCGGGTGGAGACCTCCCGCTCCAGCCAGCTGCTGACCGGGTTCTTCGCCGACCCGGCCCCCACCCGCCGGATCGCCCTGGCCATGCGGACGGGCGCCGCCCGCTGCGCGGAGTACGAGGAGCTGGCGGCGGCCCTGCGCGAGGCGCTGAGCGATCTGCCGGTACGGACCGTCGCGGCCTGA
- a CDS encoding ABC transporter permease — translation MSARRWARDLAQGVRFAFAGGREGWVRALLTAVGVGLGVALLLLTTAIPNALAVRHDREMARSDDLVVDARIPPAADTVVVAHVDTDFGDRTVRGRALEPEGPRAPLPPGVDRFPAVGEMVVSPALKELLDADSGKLLRERLPDRVVGTIGESGLIGSAELAFYRGGEDLASYIDDARATRIDRFGFSGSPSEPMDPVLLLLVLVVFVVLLMPVAVFIAAAVRFGGERRDRRLAALRLVGADGRTTRRIAAGEALAGAALGLVFGAVFFLIGREVAGGVEVYRVSVFPSYLNPSPLLALLVAVAVPAAAVLVTLLALRGVVIEPLGVVRAAKPARRRLWWRLLLPLAGLVMLYPMVGKGRGNGEFNQYLVVGGVVLLLVGVTALLPWVVEAVVARLGAGTVSWQLAVRRLQLSSGTAARMVNGIAVAVAGAIALQMLFAGVDDDYTRDTGHDLTRAQMQVDVVRTVPLESAAEKLRRTEGVRAAYAYAEGMTGDRRTEPGATTWVTAGDCAALREVATLPSCRDGDVFAVSGVEYDTDTPKLAVPGRTLYLDPSYESGPKRATVAWRVPRDLKEARPRTWLTGSERGGFLVTWGALPAGAGAALYQEVYLALDPSAHDAQERVRNTAAALHPMTSTMTWAATERSGRFASLRTGLFAGAVCVLALIGASLLVSQLEQLRERRKLLSSLVAFGTRRRTLSLSVLWQTAVPIALGLLLASVVGLTLGAVLLKMTATPVRVDWTSVLSMTGIGAAVVLVVTLLSLPPLLRLMRPDGLRTE, via the coding sequence ATGAGCGCGCGGCGGTGGGCCCGGGACCTGGCCCAGGGCGTCCGGTTCGCGTTCGCCGGCGGACGCGAGGGATGGGTCCGGGCGCTGCTGACGGCCGTGGGCGTGGGACTGGGCGTGGCCCTGCTGCTGCTGACCACGGCGATCCCCAACGCGCTCGCCGTCCGGCACGACCGGGAGATGGCGCGTTCGGACGACCTCGTCGTCGACGCCAGGATTCCCCCGGCGGCCGACACCGTCGTGGTCGCCCACGTCGACACGGACTTCGGGGACAGGACCGTGCGGGGCCGCGCGCTGGAGCCCGAGGGGCCGCGGGCGCCGCTGCCGCCCGGCGTGGACCGGTTCCCGGCGGTCGGCGAGATGGTGGTCTCGCCCGCGCTGAAGGAACTGCTGGATGCGGATTCCGGGAAGCTGCTGCGCGAGCGGCTGCCGGACCGGGTCGTCGGCACCATCGGCGAGAGCGGCCTGATCGGCTCGGCGGAGCTCGCCTTCTACCGGGGCGGCGAGGACCTCGCCTCGTACATCGACGACGCCCGGGCGACCCGGATCGACAGGTTCGGCTTCTCCGGCTCGCCCTCGGAGCCGATGGACCCGGTCCTGCTCCTGCTGGTCCTGGTCGTCTTCGTCGTGCTGCTGATGCCGGTCGCGGTCTTCATCGCCGCCGCCGTGCGGTTCGGCGGCGAGCGGCGCGACCGGCGGCTGGCGGCGCTGCGGCTGGTGGGCGCGGACGGCCGGACGACCCGGCGGATCGCCGCCGGCGAGGCGCTGGCGGGCGCGGCGCTGGGCCTGGTCTTCGGGGCGGTCTTCTTCCTGATCGGACGCGAGGTGGCGGGCGGCGTCGAGGTGTACCGCGTCAGCGTCTTCCCGAGCTATCTCAACCCCTCGCCGCTGCTGGCCCTGCTGGTCGCGGTGGCGGTCCCGGCGGCGGCCGTGCTGGTGACGCTGCTGGCGCTGCGCGGCGTGGTGATCGAACCGCTGGGCGTGGTCCGCGCGGCCAAGCCCGCCCGGCGCCGGCTGTGGTGGCGGCTGCTGCTGCCGCTGGCCGGTCTCGTGATGCTCTACCCGATGGTCGGCAAGGGCCGCGGCAACGGCGAGTTCAACCAGTACCTCGTCGTCGGCGGTGTGGTCCTGCTGCTGGTCGGTGTGACCGCGCTGCTGCCGTGGGTGGTGGAGGCGGTCGTCGCCCGGCTCGGCGCGGGCACGGTCTCCTGGCAGCTCGCCGTGCGCCGGCTCCAGTTGAGCAGCGGTACGGCGGCCCGCATGGTCAACGGCATCGCGGTGGCCGTCGCCGGGGCGATCGCGCTGCAGATGCTCTTCGCGGGCGTGGACGACGACTACACGAGGGACACCGGCCACGACCTGACGCGGGCGCAGATGCAGGTGGACGTGGTGAGGACGGTGCCGCTGGAGAGCGCCGCCGAAAAGCTGCGGCGCACCGAGGGCGTGCGCGCGGCGTACGCCTACGCCGAGGGCATGACCGGCGACCGGCGCACGGAGCCGGGAGCGACCACGTGGGTGACGGCCGGCGACTGCGCCGCCCTGCGGGAGGTCGCCACCCTGCCGTCCTGCCGGGACGGCGACGTGTTCGCGGTCTCGGGGGTGGAGTACGACACCGACACGCCGAAGCTCGCCGTACCGGGCCGCACCCTCTACCTCGACCCGTCCTACGAGAGCGGCCCGAAGCGGGCGACGGTCGCCTGGCGGGTGCCGCGCGACCTGAAGGAGGCCCGCCCGCGGACCTGGCTGACCGGTTCCGAACGGGGCGGTTTCCTGGTCACGTGGGGGGCGCTGCCCGCCGGGGCCGGGGCGGCGCTGTACCAGGAGGTCTACCTGGCGCTGGACCCGTCGGCGCACGACGCGCAGGAGCGGGTGCGCAACACCGCCGCGGCCCTCCACCCGATGACGAGCACCATGACATGGGCGGCCACCGAGCGGTCCGGCCGGTTCGCCTCCCTGCGCACCGGGCTGTTCGCGGGCGCCGTGTGCGTGCTGGCACTGATCGGGGCGAGCCTGCTGGTCTCCCAGCTCGAGCAGTTGCGCGAGCGCCGCAAGCTGCTGTCGTCGCTGGTGGCGTTCGGCACCCGGCGGCGCACGCTGAGCCTGTCGGTGCTGTGGCAGACGGCCGTCCCGATCGCCCTCGGCCTGCTGCTGGCCTCGGTGGTGGGGCTCACCCTGGGCGCGGTGCTGCTGAAGATGACGGCCACGCCGGTGCGCGTCGACTGGACGAGCGTGCTGTCGATGACCGGGATCGGTGCCGCGGTCGTCCTGGTGGTGACCCTGCTGAGCCTGCCGCCGCTGCTGCGGCTGATGCGGCCGGACGGGCTGCGCACCGAGTAG
- a CDS encoding ABC transporter ATP-binding protein, which produces MTPPGSLLAAERLHKAYGPTVALDGAGFSIHPGEIVAVMGPSGSGKSTLLHCLAGIVTPDSGTITYDGRELSAMNDAQRSALRRSEFGFVFQFGQLVPELTCVENVALPLRLNGTPRKEAERAALSWLERLEVDDLRKKRPGEVSGGQGQRVAVARALVTRPRVLFADEPTGALDSLNGERVMELLTEAARATNAAVVLVTHEARVAAYSDREIVVRDGRSRDMEHAI; this is translated from the coding sequence ATGACGCCTCCCGGCTCCCTGCTCGCCGCCGAGCGGCTGCACAAGGCGTACGGCCCCACCGTCGCGCTCGACGGCGCCGGGTTCTCCATCCACCCTGGCGAGATCGTCGCCGTCATGGGCCCCTCGGGGTCCGGCAAGTCCACGCTGCTGCACTGCCTCGCCGGGATCGTCACCCCCGACTCGGGGACCATCACCTACGACGGGCGCGAGCTGTCCGCCATGAACGACGCCCAGCGCAGCGCGCTGCGGCGCAGCGAGTTCGGGTTCGTCTTCCAGTTCGGGCAGCTGGTGCCGGAGCTGACCTGTGTGGAGAACGTGGCCCTGCCGCTGCGGCTGAACGGCACGCCCCGCAAGGAGGCGGAGCGCGCCGCGCTGTCCTGGCTGGAGCGCCTGGAGGTCGACGACCTGAGGAAGAAGCGTCCCGGCGAGGTCTCCGGCGGGCAGGGGCAGCGGGTCGCCGTCGCCCGCGCGCTGGTCACCCGCCCGCGCGTGCTGTTCGCCGACGAGCCGACCGGCGCGCTGGATTCCCTCAACGGCGAGCGGGTGATGGAGCTGCTCACCGAGGCCGCCCGCGCCACCAACGCCGCCGTCGTCCTGGTCACCCACGAGGCGCGGGTGGCCGCCTACTCCGACCGGGAGATCGTCGTACGGGACGGCAGGTCCAGGGACATGGAGCACGCCATATGA
- a CDS encoding peroxiredoxin gives MLTVGDKFPEFELTACVSLEKGKEFEKINHKTYEGKWKIVFAWPKDFTFVCPTEIAAFGKLNDEFADRDAQILGFSGDSEFVHHAWRKDHDDLRDLPFPMMADSKHELMRALGIEDEEGFAKRAVFIVDQNNEIQFTMVTAGSVGRNPKEVLRVLDALQTDELCPCNWSKGDETLDPVALLAGE, from the coding sequence GTGCTCACTGTCGGTGACAAGTTCCCCGAGTTCGAACTGACCGCCTGCGTCTCGCTGGAGAAGGGCAAGGAGTTCGAGAAGATCAACCACAAGACCTACGAGGGCAAGTGGAAGATCGTCTTCGCCTGGCCCAAGGACTTCACCTTCGTGTGCCCGACCGAGATCGCGGCCTTCGGCAAGCTGAACGACGAGTTCGCCGACCGCGACGCCCAGATCCTCGGCTTCTCCGGTGACTCCGAGTTCGTCCACCACGCCTGGCGCAAGGACCACGACGACCTGCGTGACCTGCCCTTCCCGATGATGGCGGACTCCAAGCACGAGCTCATGCGGGCGCTCGGCATCGAGGACGAGGAGGGCTTCGCCAAGCGCGCGGTCTTCATCGTCGACCAGAACAACGAGATCCAGTTCACCATGGTGACCGCGGGCTCCGTCGGCCGGAACCCGAAGGAGGTCCTGCGGGTCCTGGACGCCCTGCAGACCGACGAGCTCTGCCCCTGCAACTGGAGCAAGGGCGACGAGACGCTCGACCCGGTCGCGCTGCTGGCCGGGGAGTGA
- a CDS encoding AI-2E family transporter has product MSRVPGWLGRLGAGLTEMSRRLDQRRAEVESEDGGPVPPAEHPAPSVDHVPPPPDYAPAVRARPDPAQAVPWGVRVAAEAGWRLLVLAGTVYVLMRVISAVQLVVLAFVAALLMTAVLQPTVARLRRHGVPRGLATALTAILGFVVMGLMGWFVTWQVMENIDTLSDQVQDGIDELRRWLLNSPFHVTDKQINEIAKNLREAVGANTEQITSVGLEGVTVVVEALTGLLLAVFSTLFLLYDGKRIWEWTLKLVPAAARPGVAGAGPRAWRTLTAYVRGTVIVALIDAIFIGLGIYFLDVPMAVPLAVFIFLFAFVPLVGAVVSGALAVVVALVTQGVFTAVMTLVVVLAVQQIEGHILQPFILGRAVRVHPLAVVLSVAAGGMVAGIGGAVVAVPLVAVTNTVVGYLRAYSREAALRQTPKPHGATSTDAAPAADAAASPVSSASPASPAEEPRPPQTPPE; this is encoded by the coding sequence ATGTCGCGAGTGCCAGGGTGGCTGGGCCGGCTCGGTGCCGGACTGACGGAGATGAGCCGGCGGCTGGACCAGCGCCGGGCCGAGGTGGAGTCGGAGGACGGCGGGCCCGTACCGCCCGCCGAGCACCCCGCGCCCTCCGTCGACCACGTCCCGCCGCCCCCGGACTACGCGCCCGCGGTCCGCGCCCGCCCCGACCCCGCGCAGGCCGTGCCGTGGGGGGTGCGCGTCGCGGCGGAGGCCGGCTGGCGCCTGCTGGTGCTCGCCGGCACGGTCTATGTGCTGATGCGGGTGATCAGCGCCGTCCAACTGGTCGTGCTGGCCTTCGTGGCCGCGCTGCTGATGACGGCGGTGCTACAGCCGACGGTGGCGCGGCTGCGGCGGCACGGCGTGCCGCGGGGGCTGGCCACGGCCCTGACGGCGATCCTGGGCTTCGTCGTGATGGGACTGATGGGCTGGTTCGTGACCTGGCAGGTCATGGAGAACATCGACACCCTCTCCGACCAGGTCCAGGACGGCATCGACGAGTTGCGCCGGTGGCTGCTGAACAGCCCGTTCCATGTGACGGACAAGCAGATCAACGAGATCGCCAAGAACCTGCGCGAGGCGGTCGGCGCCAACACCGAGCAGATCACCTCGGTGGGCCTGGAGGGCGTCACGGTCGTCGTCGAGGCGCTGACCGGGCTCCTGCTGGCCGTCTTCTCGACCCTGTTCCTGCTCTACGACGGCAAGCGCATCTGGGAGTGGACGCTGAAGCTGGTGCCGGCGGCGGCCCGCCCGGGCGTGGCCGGCGCCGGCCCGCGCGCCTGGCGCACGCTCACGGCGTACGTCCGCGGCACGGTGATAGTGGCCCTGATCGACGCCATCTTCATCGGCCTCGGCATCTACTTCCTCGATGTGCCGATGGCCGTGCCGCTGGCCGTCTTCATCTTCCTGTTCGCCTTCGTCCCGCTGGTCGGCGCGGTGGTCTCCGGTGCGCTGGCGGTCGTCGTCGCGCTGGTCACCCAGGGCGTCTTCACGGCCGTGATGACCCTCGTCGTCGTCCTGGCGGTGCAGCAGATCGAGGGGCACATCCTCCAGCCGTTCATCCTGGGGCGCGCGGTGCGGGTCCATCCGCTGGCGGTCGTGCTCTCGGTCGCCGCGGGCGGCATGGTGGCCGGCATCGGCGGCGCGGTGGTCGCCGTACCGCTGGTCGCGGTGACGAACACCGTCGTCGGCTATCTGCGGGCCTACTCCCGGGAGGCCGCCCTGCGGCAGACTCCGAAGCCGCACGGCGCCACGTCCACGGACGCGGCCCCGGCGGCGGACGCTGCGGCCTCCCCGGTCTCTTCGGCCTCCCCGGCCTCCCCGGCCGAGGAGCCGCGCCCGCCGCAGACACCACCGGAGTGA